One genomic window of Quercus robur chromosome 6, dhQueRobu3.1, whole genome shotgun sequence includes the following:
- the LOC126690151 gene encoding uncharacterized protein LOC126690151: protein MVNLICCQVVTTDQCNSCKSQPEDVVHAVWSCKEVESVWSNLSWANLSDSIHPGDFTNLISSFLQVSEAYKAEIFILTAWLLWNQRNVVHLSRPTRPLGHILSVAGDMLQDFLNPQVALPVVDQIPISHQCCPPDHPQFKANFNGAVFNSINAVGIGVVVRDVRGDVVGALSMRIPLPQTVAEVEVLECRRAVQFVCEIGIHEVTFEGDSVLVIQALKSGKADRFVYGHIIDDVL, encoded by the coding sequence ATGGTTAACCTTATCTGCTGCCAAGTTGTGACCACTGATCAATGCAACAGCTGCAAGTCCCAACCTGAGGATGTTGTTCATGCTGTGTGGAGTTGTAAGGAGGTGGAAAGTGTTTGGAGTAACCTCAGTTGGGCTAATCTCTCGGACTCCATCCATCCGGGTGACTTCACTAACcttatttcaagttttttgcAGGTTTCGGAGGCCTACAAAGCCGAGATTTTCATACTCACAGCTTGGTTATTGTGGAATCAAAGGAATGTTGTCCATCTAAGCCGCCCAACTCGTCCTTTAGGCCATATCCTCTCAGTTGCAGGTGACATGCTCCAGGACTTCCTCAATCCTCAAGTTGCCTTGCCCGTTGTAGATCAGATTCCCATCTCGCATCAATGTTGCCCACCTGACCATCCTCAGTTCAAAGCAAATTTCAACGGTGCTGTTTTCAATAGCATCAATGCGGTTGGAATTGGAGTGGTTGTTCGAGATGTTAGAGGTGATGTTGTTGGTGCTCTCTCTATGCGTATTCCGCTCCCTCAAACTGTTGCAGAAGTGGAGGTCCTTGAGTGCCGACGTGCTGTCCAATTTGTATGTGAGATTGGAATCCATGAAGTAACCTTTGAAGGTGATTCAGTGCTCGTAATTCAAGCTCTCAAATCTGGAAAGGCTGACCGATTCGTTTATGGGCATATTATTGATGATGTTCTCTAA
- the LOC126690150 gene encoding uncharacterized protein LOC126690150, which translates to MWLRDKTCGDVVKESWAEVHDPSLVSVLSNKIFTCQDNLRTWNRETFGHIWISLAKKLRELSGAEEAGLYRFNPTLIYTFREEIQVLKSKEETIKKQRSRVDWLREGDQNTRYFHCRANQRNKHNYILGLDDDYSNWVVDEGRMGGLVESYFTNIFTTSNCSGFDEVLNGVLPTVTEEINVGLFRTLQPKKFKRPFTRWILSQHLDLMSAFLSRHLITDNVLVAFKTLHYLKRKTQGLQGLLHKAEIEVLIRGVSICRNGPRVSYLFFVDDSVLFCRAKESECQVEQRNKALSILGACVEKITGVEGENSLSDWQGGTYQICYPSNSNLFYELLQTAKGLIKDIEVMICKFSWSYSGDSKKIHWVKWECLFEAKEDRGMGFKEIEKFNEALLAKQVWCMMNNLDSLCYKFFKVRFFPNCSILEANDLRVGSYAWKSILSAREEVKK; encoded by the exons ATGTGGCTGAGGGATAAAACTTGTGGGGATGTGGTTAAGGAATCTTGGGCAGAGGTGCATGATCCATCTCTAGTTAGtgttttatcaaataaaatctTCACTTGTCAGGACAATCTCAGAACTTGGAACCGAGAAACTTTTGGGCATATTTGGATTTCACTTGCTAAAAAATTAAGGGAGTTAAGTGGGGCTGAAGAAGCAGGTTTGTATAGATTTAATCCTACTCTGATCTATACATTTAGAGAAGAAATCCAAGTGCTTAAGTCTAAGGAGGAAACCATCAAGAAGCAAAGATCTCGTGTTGATTGGTTGAGGGAGGGTGACCAAAACACTAGGTATTTTCATTGTAGGGCAAATCAGCGAAACAAGCATAATTATATATTGGGTCTTGATGATGATTATAGCAATTGGGTTGTGGATGAAGGCCGAATGGGGGGTTTGGTTGAATCCTATTTCACTAACATATTCACTACTTCGAATTGTTCAGGTTTTGATGAAGTTCTTAATGGTGTACTCCCAACTGTGACTGAAGAGATCAATGTTGGTCTATTTCGAACTTTACAGCCAAAGAAGTTCAAAAGGCCCTTCACTAGATGGATCCTCTCACAGCACTTAGACCTGATG AGCGCTTTCTTATCGAGGCACCTAATCACTGACAATGTTTTGGTAGCTTTTAAAACATTGCATTACCTTAAACGAAAAACCCAAG GGCTTCAGGGATTACTCCACAAAGCCGAAATTGAAGTTCTTATAAGAGGGGTTTCAATCTGTAGAAATGGACCTCGGGTCTCCTACTTGTTCTTTGTTGATGATAGTGTGCTATTTTGTCGAGCAAAAGAATCAGAATGTCAG GTagagcaaagaaacaaagctttATCAATATTGGGAGCGTGTGTGGAAAAAATTACAGGGGTTGAAGGAGAAAATTCTCTCTCAGATTGGCAGGGAGGTACTTATCAAATCTGTTATCCAAGCAATTCCAACCTATTCTATGAGTTGCTTCAAACTGCCAAAGGGTTGATTAAGGATATTGAGGTTATGATTTGCAAGTTTTCATGGAGCTACAGTGGTGACTCCAAGAAGATCCATTGGGTAAAATGGGAGTGTCTATTTGAAGCTAAGGAGGATAGGGGCATGGGTTTTAAGGAGATTGAGAAGTTCAATGAAGCTTTATTGGCTAAGCAAGTGTGGTGTATGATGAACAACTTGGATTCGCTTTGTTATAAGTTCTTTAAAGTTAGATTCTTCCCAAATTGTTCTATTCTAGAGGCAAATGATTTAAGGGTTGGCTCCTATGCGTGGAAAAGCATTTTAAGTGCTAGAGAGGAGGTGAAGAAATAG